In the genome of Phaseolus vulgaris cultivar G19833 unplaced genomic scaffold, P. vulgaris v2.0 scaffold_138, whole genome shotgun sequence, the window CTAGTAGAACTACTACCGGACCTCATGCTGGACCAGGGGAACTTAGCATGATCGGCACTCTCGTGGCGGCGGCCGAAACGTCCATTCTGTTGGGCCCTGAAGGGCTGTTGGGCCTCCTTCCTGTCATCGAGCCAGTGAGTACTGGCATGGGTCTCTTCCTCGACGACGCTGGACTTGGTTTGCTTGTTGAGCCTCTTCTTATCCTCCTCGATGATTCGGATCGGGTAGAGATCGGGCGAAATGGAGAGCGGGTTCTTGAGAGTGACATAGGCTTTTTTGTAATCGGGTTTGGCGATCAACACCCCGCCCCGTTTCTTCTTCTTACCCTCCATGTTCAGCGTCTgaaccttctccacctcgaaCCCGTAGAGGGATTCGAGAACGCGCTTGATCTCGATCTTTGAAGCCGAAGGAATCGTCTTCAGCGCAATTTCATGGATGTTGGTGAACGTTTTCGGCATCAAAAGCTTTATGGGTAGGTTTGCGAACTGCACCA includes:
- the LOC137817558 gene encoding uncharacterized protein; translation: MGSRVRGRVVQFANLPIKLLMPKTFTNIHEIALKTIPSASKIEIKRVLESLYGFEVEKVQTLNMEGKKKKRGGVLIAKPDYKKAYVTLKNPLSISPDLYPIRIIEEDKKRLNKQTKSSVVEEETHASTHWLDDRKEAQQPFRAQQNGRFGRRHESADHAKFPWSSMRSGSSSTR